From the Daucus carota subsp. sativus chromosome 8, DH1 v3.0, whole genome shotgun sequence genome, one window contains:
- the LOC108198227 gene encoding glycine-rich cell wall structural protein-like: MARKRWAFLVVLWMTLQISLADTRKRGISILLSIPFSSSYDNTKQNNGREGHSVPPLSPKAEHAVTVHEEYAYSLSHPPDEMAAVKLGSCNVGCGYEVGWGGEFGGRGRGGYWGGGGRGGGGGGGGGGGGGGGGGGGGGAGGFGGGGGGGGGGGGGGGGFGGGGGGGGGGAGGFGVGGGGWGGGGGGGGGGGAGGFGGGGGGGGGGGAGGFGGGGGGGGGGGGGGKFGGGGGGGGGGGGGGGEGGFGGASSVGGGLGGGGVGGGGGGGGGGGGAGGFGGGGGGGGAGGFGGGGGGGEGGGFGGGRGGGGGGGGSGGEGGFGGASTVGGGFGGGADGGGGGGGNSDGGGGGGEGGFGGASSVGGGLSGGGGEGGFGGVGGGGGGGGGGGGAGGFGGGGGGGGGGGAGGFGGGGGGGGGGGEGEFGGGGGGGEGGFGGASSVGGGFGGGGDGGGRGGEGGFGGVGGVEGGFRGSSEGGGVGGGDGGGGGLGGGGGGGLGGGGGGRGGGGGVGSDGGGSGSGGGGFSGGGGARGAGGGGGGVIPPTNKFPFPMFPRFPFYWWWKPPPPKINSPPGYANLVEDTHTIKDASHRIRTNALPSHKP; encoded by the coding sequence ATGGCAAGAAAAAGATGGGCATTTTTAGTTGTTCTATGGATGACTTTACAGATTAGCCTAGCTGATACACGCAAACGGGGGATTTCTATACTACTTTCCATACCTTTTTCAAGTTCTTATGATAACACTAAGCAAAATAATGGAAGAGAGGGACATAGTGTTCCACCTCTATCCCCTAAGGCTGAGCATGCAGTGACAGTTCATGAAGAATATGCATATAGCTTATCTCATCCACCTGATGAGATGGCTGCAGTGAAGTTGGGTAGTTGCAATGTTGGTTGTGGTTATGAAGTTGGTTGGGGAGGGGAATTTGGGGGTAGAGGCCGAGGTGGATATTGGGGTGGAGGCGGCAGAGGCGGAGGCGGGGGCGGcggtgggggtgggggtgggggtgggggtgggggtggggggggaGGTGCGGGTGGATTTGGAGGTGGGGGTGGAGGTGGAGGCGGAGGGGGAGGCGGGGGAGGTGGATTTGGGGGTGGCGGTGGAGGCGGCGGAGGAGGTGCGGGTGGATTTGGGGTTGGGGGCGGGGGCTGGGGCGGCGGCGGAGGTGGAGGCGGTGGAGGAGGTGCGGGTGGATTTGGGGGTGGCGGCGGAGGTGGGGGTGGAGGAGGTGCAGGTGGATTTGGGGGCGGGGGCGGGGGCGGGGGCGGGGGTGGCGGGGGAGGTAAATTTGGGGGTGGAGGAGGTGGCGGCGGCGGAGGTGGAGGAGGTGGCGGCGAAGGTGGATTTGGAGGTGCAAGCAGTGTGGGAGGTGGACTCGGTGGAGGAGGTGTAGGCGGCGGAGGTGGGGGTGGAGGCGGTGGAGGAGGTGCGGGTGGATTTGGGGGCGGAGGTGGTGGAGGAGGTGCAGGTGGATTTGGGGGCGGGGGCGGAGGCGGCGAGGGAGGTGGATTTGGGGGTGGACGAGGTGGCGGCGGCGGAGGTGGAGGAAGTGGCGGCGAAGGTGGATTTGGAGGTGCAAGCACTGTTGGAGGTGGATTTGGGGGTGGCGCAGATGGCGGCGGCGGAGGTGGCGGCAACAGCGACGGTGGAGGAGGTGGCGGCGAAGGTGGATTTGGAGGTGCAAGCAGTGTGGGAGGTGGACTCAGTGGAGGAGGTGGCGAAGGCGGATTTGGAGGTGTAGGCGGCGGAGGTGGGGGTGGAGGCGGTGGAGGAGGTGCGGGTGGATTTGGGGGGGGCGGCGGAGGTGGGGGTGGAGGCGGTGCGGGTGGATTTGGGggcggaggtggaggtggaggtggcgGCGGCGAAGGTGAATTTGGGGGTGGAGGAGGTGGCGGCGAAGGTGGATTTGGAGGTGCAAGCAGTGTAGGAGGTGGATTTGGGGGTGGAGGAGATGGCGGTGGCCGAGGTGGTGAAGGCGGATTTGGAGGTGTAGGCGGCGTGGAAGGTGGATTTCGTGGTAGCAGTGAGGGAGGTGGAGTCGGAGGCGGAGACGGCGGTGGAGGTGGACTTGGTGGCGGCGGCGGCGGTGGACTTGGGGGTGGTGGAGGCGGCCGCGGAGGGGGAGGTGGAGTTGGGAGTGACGGCGGCGGCAGTGGGAGCGGGGGAGGCGGATTTAGTGGTGGCGGCGGCGCAAGAGGAGCTGGCGGAGGAGGTGGGGGTGTTATTCCACCAACTAATAAGTTCCCATTTCCCATGTTCCCAAGGTTTCCCTTTTATTGGTGGTGGAAACCACCACCTCCAAAAATCAATTCTCCTCCAGGATATGCTAATTTGGTTGAAGATACACATACT